A DNA window from Trypanosoma brucei brucei TREU927 chromosome 11 chr11_scaffold01 genomic scaffold, whole genome shotgun sequence contains the following coding sequences:
- a CDS encoding katanin, putative (Curated by J. Mottram. similar to SKD1 protein (Vacuolar sorting protein 4b). (Swiss-Prot:P46467) (Mus musculus)), which yields MSKKGNIRLQPLSNDPEGAPGSSLQQIKVQQKAREDNEKIRLKRVKGAIVLISQFLLDQGYVGSLQMLQQESGLSLQKFSPADNIDLLSIIMEYEQYFEFRFNRRPKLFRANEGVEEGCVDVPSGGERMAVRRRGNEQLGGRPKPQPLRANGGPITYGNAASVGEAPQSTAQELKRPGPGAQCLARGLVLAHKASPPLGPSPSSPPGSNARRPVVTECPFGLAGMRVEAAPEFSGDAAACRSDDDGFFGRALKPLPRFPTVELQELAMTIQRDILDSNPNVRWGSIAALDEVKRLLKEAVVMPVKYPELFAGIVRPWKGILLFGPPGTGKTLLAKAVATECRTTFFNISASSVVSKWRGDSEKLVRLLFDIAVHYAPSTIFIDEIDSLMSARGGEGTHEGSRRMKTELLIQMDGLSKRRGGEVVFVLAASNTPWDLDSAMLRRLEKRILVGLPTHEARATMFRQILTASAASADIDWNACAAATDGMSGADIDVICREAMMRPIRLMIEKLEGAGSPSDLKSGVVQRPVITMQDIMASVACTQSSVQQSDLSKFEAWARKYGSGASS from the coding sequence aTGAGTAAAAAGGGTAACATTCGCCTTCAGCCGCTCTCTAATGATCCAGAAGGCGCCCCAGGCTCATCGCTCCAGCAGATAAAGGTGCAACAGAAAGCTCGCGAGGATAATGAAAAGATACGACTGAAGCGTGTGAAGGGTGCTATCGTACTTATTTCACAATTTCTTCTGGACCAGGGATACGTGGGTTCGCTGCAGATGCTTCAGCAGGAAAGCGGTTTGTCGCTTCAAAAGTTCTCACCAGCCGATAATATAGATCTCCTCTCCATTATTATGGAATATGAGCAGTATTTTGAATTCCGTTTCAATCGCCGCCCCAAACTGTTTCGAGCCAATGAAGGGGTGGAAGAGGGTTGTGTAGATGTTCCATCCGGTGGCGAACGCATGGCCGTGCGACGGCGAGGTAATGAGCAACTCGGTGGAAGGCCGAAGCCGCAACCTCTCAGAGCAAATGGTGGGCCCATAACTTATGGCAATGCCGCCTCTGTGGGTGAAGCACCTCAAAGCACTGCGCAAGAGTTAAAGCGACCAGGTCCTGGTGCACAGTGTCTCGCCCGTGGTTTGGTATTGGCTCATAAGGCATCTCCTCCATTGGGTCCATCGCCAAGTTCACCACCGGGGTCTAATGCGAGGCGGCCGGTAGTAACGGAGTGTCCTTTCGGGTTGGCGGGCATGCGTGTGGAGGCGGCACCGGAGTTTAGTGGGGATGCGGCTGCATGTAGGTCTGACGATGATGGTTTCTTCGGTCGAGCGCTGAAGCCGCTGCCGCGGTTTCCAACGGTGGAACTACAGGAACTTGCCATGACAATACAACGTGACATCCTCGACAGTAACCCCAATGTGCGATGGGGTAGTATAGCGGCGCTAGATGAGGTGAAACGTCTTCTAAAGGAGGCTGTAGTAATGCCCGTCAAATATCCAGAACTGTTTGCGGGTATTGTGCGCCCATGGAAAggtattcttcttttcggaCCTCCTGGAACAGGCAAAACACTTCTTGCGAAGGCTGTGGCGACGGAGTGTCGTACCacattttttaatatttccGCATCTAGTGTTGTGTCCAAGTGGCGTGGCGATAGTGAGAAGTTAGTGCGTTTGTTGTTTGACATAGCTGTTCATTATGCGCCTAGCACTATATTTATAGATGAGATCGATTCCCTCATGTCAGCGCGCGGCGGTGAAGGGACGCATGAAGGGTCGAGACGCATGAAGACAGAGTTGTTGATACAAATGGATGGCTTGTCAAAACGGCGCGGTGGCGAGGTAGTGTTTGTTCTTGCTGCAAGTAACACTCCGTGGGATCTTGATAGTGCAATGTTGCGTCGCTTAGAGAAACGTATTCTTGTTGGTCTTCCAACGCATGAAGCACGGGCGACAATGTTTCGGCAGATTCTTACTGCATCGGCGGCATCGGCAGATATTGACTGGAATGCATGCGCCGCGGCTACGGATGGTATGTCAGGCGCTGATATTGATGTCATCTGCCGTGAGGCAATGATGCGGCCCATTCGACTCATGATTGAGAAGTTAGAGGGTGCCGGGAGTCCATCCGACCTGAAATCAGGTGTAGTTCAACGACCAGTGATCACCATGCAGGATATTATGGCTAGCGTGGCATGTACGCAGAGCAGCGTGCAGCAGTCGGATTTAAGTAAGTTTGAGGCCTGGGCGCGCAAGTATGGCTCCGGAGCGTCGTCATAA